A window from Mycobacterium botniense encodes these proteins:
- a CDS encoding diol dehydratase small subunit, producing MTHPKLDPVHDYPLSVKRPELLYTSTGKHVADLTMDKVTAGEITPEDLRIAPETLRLQAQIAERVGRPQLGANLRRAAEMTAISDTRVLEIYNALRPRAATKEELLEIADELETTYAATRLGALVREAAEVYEQRDLLATAE from the coding sequence ATGACTCACCCCAAACTCGATCCGGTTCACGACTATCCATTAAGTGTCAAACGTCCGGAGCTGCTGTACACCTCGACCGGAAAGCACGTTGCGGACCTCACCATGGACAAAGTCACCGCTGGTGAGATCACTCCGGAAGACTTGCGGATCGCACCGGAAACTCTACGGCTGCAAGCTCAAATCGCGGAGCGGGTGGGGCGTCCCCAGCTGGGGGCGAACCTGCGCCGGGCCGCCGAGATGACCGCGATCTCCGACACCCGTGTCTTAGAAATTTATAACGCCCTTCGGCCACGGGCCGCCACTAAAGAAGAGCTGCTTGAGATCGCGGACGAGCTTGAAACAACCTATGCTGCAACCCGTTTGGGCGCCCTGGTTCGCGAAGCAGCGGAGGTCTACGAGCAACGCGATCTTCTTGCGACCGCCGAGTGA
- a CDS encoding NAD(P)-dependent alcohol dehydrogenase: protein MKAVQVVGYHTKPQLTEVPEPRLEGPLDVIVRIGAAGVCRTDLHILEGQWAAKSKVELPYTIGHENAGWVHAIGDAVTNINVGDKVILHPLITCGLCRACRFGDDVHCEKSKFPGIDTDGGYAEYLRTTARSVVKIDDDLEPADVAALADAGLTAYHAAAKVARATRPGDTCVVIGAGGLGHIGIQVLKAISGVTVVVVDRNPAALRLAGAIGADETIVADGTEVQRVLGLTGGHGAEAVLDFVGEGGATKQGIAMLRRAGNYFVVGYGENIDVPTLDIISAEINFIGNLVGSYNDLHDLMTLAAQGKVTLHTSTYPLEEFQRALDDLEAGRVRGRAILIP from the coding sequence ATGAAAGCTGTCCAGGTCGTCGGATATCACACGAAGCCGCAACTGACCGAGGTGCCCGAGCCGAGGCTGGAAGGTCCGCTCGATGTGATCGTTCGCATCGGCGCGGCGGGCGTGTGTCGCACCGATCTGCACATCCTGGAAGGCCAGTGGGCAGCGAAGTCGAAAGTCGAATTGCCCTACACGATAGGGCATGAGAACGCCGGCTGGGTGCACGCCATCGGCGACGCGGTGACCAATATCAACGTCGGCGACAAAGTCATCCTGCACCCGCTGATCACGTGCGGACTGTGCCGGGCGTGCCGATTCGGCGATGATGTGCATTGCGAGAAAAGCAAGTTTCCCGGCATCGACACCGATGGAGGCTACGCGGAATACTTACGCACCACCGCCCGTAGCGTCGTCAAGATCGACGACGACCTCGAGCCGGCCGATGTCGCCGCTCTCGCCGACGCGGGTCTGACCGCATATCATGCCGCCGCCAAGGTGGCGCGGGCCACCCGGCCCGGCGATACCTGCGTCGTAATCGGCGCAGGTGGACTTGGGCACATCGGAATCCAAGTGTTGAAAGCGATTTCAGGTGTTACGGTCGTGGTCGTCGACCGCAACCCCGCGGCGCTCAGACTTGCCGGGGCGATCGGCGCCGACGAGACGATCGTCGCCGACGGCACAGAGGTACAGCGAGTGCTGGGCCTCACCGGCGGACATGGTGCTGAGGCCGTTCTGGACTTCGTCGGCGAGGGCGGGGCCACCAAGCAGGGAATCGCGATGTTACGCCGTGCCGGCAACTATTTCGTCGTTGGCTACGGCGAAAACATCGATGTGCCGACCCTCGACATCATCTCCGCCGAGATCAACTTCATCGGCAATCTGGTCGGGTCCTACAACGATCTTCACGATTTGATGACCCTCGCCGCGCAGGGCAAGGTCACGTTACACACCAGCACATACCCGCTGGAGGAGTTCCAGCGTGCGTTGGACGATCTGGAAGCCGGACGGGTGCGCGGTCGCGCCATCCTCATCCCCTGA
- a CDS encoding NADH:ubiquinone reductase (Na(+)-transporting) subunit F has product MSRKHLVRFEPVGVEIEVPEDKTVLEAAFDQGVMLMHGCKEGQCAACKSFLLDGEDVEHDRYSTFALPDFEKDEGYVLLCRAHAYEDLTIELLNYDEEMIKSGLPIQEAMVEVVSKKHVTHDMCHLVVRLLDPAEIKFFPGQYVDFTVPGSDEIRSFSMANTSALQNGLLEFVIKIYPDGLFSQFLEHRLAPGDRLTIKGPYGMFTLRDNPGAGLVFIGGGAGIAPILSVLRSMAERGVDRVSRFYYGVRTKQDLCFEDELRALEHKLPKFEYIPALSEPGEDDWNGETGLITDVVRRCETNLADTDCYVCGPPPMVEAALELLPSLGVNSARIFYDKFTTTGEPANA; this is encoded by the coding sequence TTGAGTCGTAAGCATTTAGTGCGTTTTGAGCCGGTCGGCGTCGAGATAGAAGTTCCCGAGGACAAGACCGTGCTGGAAGCCGCGTTCGATCAGGGCGTCATGCTGATGCACGGCTGCAAAGAGGGTCAGTGCGCCGCGTGTAAGTCGTTTCTGCTCGACGGCGAAGACGTCGAGCATGACCGGTACTCCACATTCGCTCTGCCGGACTTCGAAAAGGATGAGGGATATGTGCTGCTGTGTCGGGCGCACGCATACGAAGACTTGACGATCGAGCTGCTCAACTATGACGAGGAGATGATCAAGTCGGGCCTGCCGATCCAGGAGGCGATGGTTGAGGTGGTCTCGAAAAAGCATGTTACGCACGACATGTGCCACCTGGTGGTGCGGTTGCTCGATCCGGCGGAAATCAAGTTTTTCCCCGGCCAGTACGTGGACTTCACGGTTCCGGGCAGCGATGAGATCCGGTCGTTCTCGATGGCCAACACATCGGCACTGCAGAATGGGCTGCTTGAATTTGTCATCAAGATCTACCCGGACGGGCTGTTTTCGCAGTTTCTCGAGCACAGATTGGCACCGGGCGACCGATTGACCATCAAGGGACCATACGGGATGTTTACATTGCGCGACAACCCGGGAGCGGGCTTGGTCTTCATCGGTGGAGGGGCCGGTATCGCTCCGATCTTGTCGGTGCTTCGCTCGATGGCGGAGCGGGGCGTCGACCGGGTGTCGCGTTTCTATTACGGTGTGCGCACCAAACAGGATTTGTGCTTTGAAGATGAATTGCGGGCACTGGAGCACAAGTTACCGAAATTCGAGTATATCCCGGCGCTTTCCGAGCCTGGTGAGGATGACTGGAACGGCGAGACCGGATTGATCACCGACGTGGTGCGCCGATGCGAGACGAATCTCGCCGACACCGACTGCTACGTGTGCGGTCCTCCGCCGATGGTGGAGGCGGCCCTGGAACTGCTGCCGTCACTCGGAGTCAACTCTGCGCGGATCTTCTACGACAAGTTCACGACTACCGGCGAGCCGGCCAACGCGTAA
- a CDS encoding glycerol dehydrogenase produces MLSVFCSPTRYTQGKNATAALGAEMTAIGLEGPALIVASRRVANLLGETWKTSLADHNINYGVHHFGGECSSTEIELVKAQARELSARTIIGAGGGKVLDTARAAASDLHLPIVNCPTIASSDAPCSALSVVYTDDGVFQEYRIYPQNPDLVLVDTAVVAQAPARLLSAGMGDALATWFEARTCAAGSVRNMRGGASTRSALGLAELCYRTLLADGTDALAGVATQSVTPALERLVEANTLLSGLGFESAGLAAAHAVHNGLTVASETHDFYHGEKVAFGTLVQLVLEGAPHETVTEVLTFSQSVNLPITLSEIGLGDATRERLAPIASRATAPGETIHNEPFEVGPEQVIDAILAADAIGRDFIGGAH; encoded by the coding sequence ATGCTCTCGGTTTTCTGCTCGCCCACCCGCTATACCCAAGGCAAGAACGCGACCGCGGCCCTCGGCGCCGAAATGACGGCGATCGGCCTGGAAGGCCCGGCGCTGATCGTGGCGAGCCGAAGGGTCGCCAACCTACTGGGTGAGACATGGAAAACCAGCTTGGCCGACCACAACATCAACTACGGCGTCCACCACTTCGGTGGCGAGTGCTCAAGCACCGAAATCGAACTGGTGAAGGCACAGGCACGCGAACTGTCGGCCCGAACAATCATCGGCGCCGGCGGCGGCAAGGTGCTCGACACGGCGCGCGCAGCCGCATCCGATCTGCACCTTCCCATCGTGAACTGCCCGACGATTGCCTCGAGCGACGCTCCGTGCAGCGCCCTCTCGGTGGTCTATACGGATGACGGTGTGTTCCAGGAGTACCGCATTTACCCGCAGAACCCCGACCTGGTGCTGGTCGACACCGCGGTCGTCGCGCAGGCACCGGCGCGGCTGCTTTCCGCGGGCATGGGCGACGCGCTGGCGACCTGGTTCGAGGCTCGGACATGCGCCGCCGGCTCGGTCCGCAACATGCGCGGCGGCGCCTCGACACGGTCTGCCCTAGGTCTGGCCGAGCTGTGCTACCGCACCCTGCTGGCCGACGGCACCGATGCCCTGGCCGGTGTCGCCACTCAATCGGTCACGCCCGCCCTCGAGCGGCTGGTCGAGGCCAACACGCTGCTGTCCGGTCTCGGCTTTGAGTCGGCCGGCTTGGCGGCGGCCCATGCGGTCCATAACGGCCTGACCGTCGCCTCCGAAACCCACGACTTTTACCACGGCGAGAAGGTCGCGTTCGGCACGCTCGTCCAGTTGGTGCTCGAAGGAGCTCCGCACGAAACCGTGACCGAGGTGTTGACGTTCTCCCAATCGGTGAATCTCCCCATCACACTCAGCGAAATCGGCCTGGGTGACGCCACTCGCGAACGTCTGGCACCGATTGCCAGCCGCGCTACCGCGCCTGGCGAAACCATCCACAATGAGCCGTTCGAGGTCGGCCCCGAGCAGGTGATCGACGCCATCCTGGCTGCCGACGCAATCGGCAGGGACTTTATTGGAGGAGCGCACTAG
- a CDS encoding sigma-54-dependent Fis family transcriptional regulator, protein MVKDAVPSGDLRLGDLRRAREQFLATGALGADLVSPEVVSSWRRSRALRVHPDRVDLPYIRDPDTGSRLVHAATPVLRSLAEDLAPQDVSVILTYHDGLVVERLAAETKLVHTLDDVQLAPGYSYAEEFTGTNGIGTTLATGEPAFIRGSEHYVGALGRLACAGSPIRDPISGKVVGVVDLTCWATQSDPLLFALAKRAGHQIEDRISALASANEIALLEAYRRQSRRYPGGVLAIGDDIVLMNSFLRQTLNTADQTALLNHAAELVETTETATAVAVLPSTTTVRISVAERVTTRGRTGSAVLHVQIQPVTKVASGPHRAFQSIPRLAGRSSSWRRSCQQVERCYRDRDWVVIEGENGSGRATLAQAVAQHVTPERTVRVLRLARYDSPDDFIAEVDAETTGDDFAVVIANLDEFPDDVLEALSGILQSCAGHGWIAVTVSTGTRPALVDLLILPFFPHTVTVPALRHRIEDLEELVPHLLRELSRGANVCLAPEAMRQLAKLPWPGNIAQLRKVLAETLASQRSGTIGVDRLPAECRSLTRRKLTRLESLERDAIVRSLLENNGSKADAAQALGMSRATIYRKIQEFGIA, encoded by the coding sequence ATGGTGAAAGATGCGGTACCTTCTGGGGATCTGCGGCTTGGTGACCTACGGCGGGCGCGTGAGCAGTTCCTCGCGACCGGAGCGCTGGGCGCCGACCTTGTTTCCCCGGAAGTGGTGAGTTCGTGGCGGCGTTCACGCGCACTGCGGGTGCATCCCGACCGCGTGGACCTGCCGTATATCCGTGATCCGGATACCGGCAGCCGCCTGGTTCATGCAGCGACCCCGGTGCTGCGGTCGCTGGCCGAAGACTTAGCGCCGCAAGACGTCAGCGTCATCCTGACCTACCACGACGGACTGGTGGTCGAACGGCTCGCCGCCGAGACCAAGCTGGTACACACGCTCGATGACGTGCAGCTGGCGCCCGGTTACAGTTACGCCGAAGAGTTCACGGGCACCAACGGGATCGGCACCACGCTCGCGACCGGTGAACCCGCCTTCATTCGCGGCAGCGAACACTACGTCGGTGCTTTGGGCCGCCTCGCGTGCGCAGGTTCGCCGATCCGCGATCCAATCAGCGGCAAGGTCGTGGGAGTAGTCGATCTCACCTGCTGGGCCACCCAGTCCGATCCGCTGCTGTTCGCGCTGGCCAAGCGTGCCGGCCACCAGATCGAGGATCGGATCAGCGCGCTGGCCAGCGCGAATGAGATCGCGCTTTTGGAAGCCTATCGCCGGCAAAGTCGTCGCTATCCCGGCGGGGTGCTGGCCATCGGCGATGATATTGTGCTGATGAATTCCTTTTTGCGACAAACACTTAACACAGCGGACCAGACGGCACTGCTGAATCATGCGGCGGAGCTGGTGGAGACCACCGAAACAGCCACCGCCGTCGCCGTACTGCCCAGCACGACTACGGTGCGGATTTCTGTCGCCGAGCGCGTGACCACACGTGGCCGCACCGGCAGCGCGGTGCTGCACGTCCAAATCCAGCCGGTCACCAAAGTCGCTTCGGGCCCCCATCGGGCGTTTCAGTCGATACCGCGCCTGGCCGGTCGCAGCAGCTCATGGCGACGCAGCTGCCAGCAAGTCGAGCGCTGCTACCGCGACCGCGACTGGGTGGTCATCGAAGGTGAGAACGGGTCCGGACGCGCCACCCTCGCGCAGGCCGTTGCCCAGCACGTCACACCCGAGCGCACCGTACGGGTGCTGCGGCTGGCACGCTACGACAGCCCAGATGATTTCATCGCTGAGGTAGATGCCGAGACAACAGGCGATGACTTCGCGGTCGTGATCGCCAATCTCGACGAATTCCCCGACGACGTACTCGAGGCCCTAAGCGGTATTCTGCAGAGTTGCGCCGGCCATGGGTGGATCGCCGTAACGGTGAGCACCGGAACGCGCCCGGCGCTGGTGGACCTGCTGATCTTACCGTTCTTCCCGCACACCGTTACGGTGCCGGCTTTGCGTCACCGCATTGAAGATCTCGAGGAACTCGTCCCGCACCTGTTGCGTGAGTTGAGTCGCGGGGCTAACGTCTGCCTGGCCCCCGAGGCGATGCGCCAGCTCGCGAAACTGCCCTGGCCCGGTAATATCGCCCAGCTGCGCAAAGTACTGGCTGAGACACTGGCGTCACAGCGATCCGGCACTATCGGTGTGGACAGGTTGCCCGCCGAGTGCCGCTCGCTGACTCGGCGCAAGCTCACCCGGCTCGAATCGCTCGAGCGTGACGCCATTGTGCGCAGCCTACTCGAGAACAACGGAAGTAAAGCCGATGCCGCCCAGGCGCTGGGCATGTCGCGCGCCACCATCTACCGCAAGATCCAAGAATTCGGAATTGCTTGA
- a CDS encoding methane monooxygenase translates to MSRQSVAKAHQKIQELSWEPMYHEPKKHYGTDYTFRKAPKKDPLKQVLRSYFPMQEEKDHRVYGAEDGAIRGNMFRQVQERWMEWQKLFLSIIPLPEISAARAMPLLMDAVPNPELHNTLAIQMIDEVRHSTIQQNLKRIYMKNYIDPAGFNSSLRSFQNNYAGTIGRQFAEGFITGDAVTAANVYLQIVAETAFTNTLFVAMPGEAAANGDYLLPTVFHSVQSDESRHISNGYATLLMALADEENRELLERDLRYAWWNNHAVVDAAIGTFIEYGTKDRRKDRESYAEMWRRWIYDDYYRSYLVPLEKYGLKVPHDLVEEAWNRIWNKGYVHEVAQFFSTGWIANYWRIDPMTDKDFEWFEYKYPGWYDKYGKWWENYARLSKPNGNLPIAFEAESVNYYYPHRCWTCMVPCLIREDMVYDKVDGQWRTYCSEPCHWTDTVAFRPTYNGRPTPNMGKLSGKREWETLFHGWNFADIMKDCGYVRADGKTCTAQPHLSLDPKDMWTLDDIRKCPPYASPNVLLNEMTDAERELWAEDYRRGGPAGRYAEPAVPGAKRTA, encoded by the coding sequence ATGAGTCGCCAAAGCGTGGCGAAAGCGCATCAGAAGATCCAGGAGCTCTCCTGGGAGCCGATGTATCACGAGCCCAAAAAGCACTACGGCACCGACTACACCTTCCGGAAGGCACCGAAGAAAGATCCGCTAAAGCAGGTGCTGCGGTCGTATTTCCCGATGCAGGAGGAAAAAGACCACCGAGTCTATGGTGCCGAAGACGGTGCCATCCGCGGCAATATGTTCCGGCAGGTGCAAGAGCGTTGGATGGAATGGCAGAAACTTTTCCTGTCAATAATACCGCTGCCGGAGATCTCAGCTGCACGGGCGATGCCGCTGCTCATGGACGCCGTTCCCAACCCCGAGTTGCACAATACGCTGGCGATCCAGATGATCGACGAGGTTCGTCACTCGACGATTCAGCAGAACCTCAAGCGCATCTACATGAAAAACTACATCGACCCGGCCGGCTTCAACTCGAGCCTGCGTTCGTTCCAGAATAACTATGCCGGAACGATCGGGCGCCAATTCGCCGAGGGGTTCATCACCGGTGATGCGGTCACGGCCGCAAACGTCTATCTGCAGATTGTTGCCGAGACGGCGTTTACGAACACGCTGTTCGTCGCCATGCCCGGCGAGGCTGCGGCGAACGGTGACTACTTGCTTCCGACCGTGTTCCACTCGGTGCAGTCGGATGAGTCACGCCACATCAGCAACGGCTATGCCACACTGCTGATGGCACTGGCTGACGAGGAAAACCGGGAGCTGCTGGAGCGCGACCTTCGCTACGCGTGGTGGAACAACCACGCGGTCGTGGATGCGGCGATCGGGACCTTCATCGAATACGGAACGAAGGACCGGCGAAAAGACCGCGAGAGCTACGCTGAGATGTGGCGTCGCTGGATCTACGACGACTACTACCGCAGCTACCTGGTTCCGCTGGAGAAATACGGTCTCAAGGTTCCACATGATTTGGTGGAAGAGGCCTGGAACCGGATCTGGAACAAGGGCTACGTCCACGAGGTGGCGCAATTCTTCTCCACGGGCTGGATCGCCAATTACTGGCGTATCGACCCGATGACCGACAAAGATTTTGAATGGTTCGAGTACAAGTACCCGGGCTGGTACGACAAGTACGGCAAGTGGTGGGAGAATTACGCGCGCCTGTCGAAGCCCAACGGGAACCTTCCGATTGCGTTCGAAGCAGAGTCGGTCAACTACTACTATCCACACCGCTGCTGGACGTGTATGGTCCCGTGCCTGATCCGCGAGGACATGGTCTACGACAAGGTTGACGGGCAGTGGCGGACATACTGCTCGGAACCCTGCCACTGGACTGACACGGTCGCCTTCCGGCCTACCTATAACGGGCGCCCAACACCCAACATGGGCAAGCTCTCAGGTAAGCGCGAATGGGAGACGTTGTTCCACGGCTGGAATTTCGCGGACATCATGAAGGACTGTGGCTATGTGCGCGCCGACGGCAAGACATGCACGGCACAGCCCCATCTGAGTCTGGATCCGAAAGACATGTGGACGCTGGACGATATCCGGAAGTGCCCGCCGTACGCGAGCCCCAACGTGCTGCTCAACGAGATGACCGACGCTGAGCGTGAATTGTGGGCTGAAGATTACCGGCGCGGCGGTCCGGCAGGACGGTACGCAGAGCCTGCCGTGCCCGGAGCAAAGCGGACCGCTTAG
- a CDS encoding propionyl-CoA synthetase, producing the protein MGAYADEYARSLADPDGFWLKAARAIDWTRMPRRALDRSRAPFYRWFPDGKLNTCYNALDRHVAAGHGDRIALLYDSPVTGTKQRYSYAEITDEVARFAGLLVDLGVGKGDRVVIYMPMVPHAVVAMLACARIGAIHSVVFGGFAPKELAARIADARPKVLVCASCGIEPSRVVEYKPVVDEAILAIAPDCRPEHVVVVQRPQAPATMTANDVDWSQSISQTRPVGCVDVAATDELYVLYTSGTTGRPKGVVRDNGGYAVALAWSMANIYDIGPGDVWWTASDVGWVVGHSYIVYAPLLVGATTVLFEGKPVGTPDAGAFWRVISEYQVKALFTAPTALRAIKRDDPHMAEAAKYDLSRFQTLFTAGERLDPQTYQWATDRLGVPVVDNWWQTETGWPIAANPRGLEPLPIKPGSPTVPMPGYDVRVLDEQNTEVPSGTHGSICVKLPMPPGTLTTLWGDDERYRASYLAQHPGYYLTGDGGYLDADGYLYVMGRTDDIINVAGHRFSTGALEAVLAAHPAVAECVVIGVRDAIKGQVPHGLVVLKSGVETTDPEKLRAELIAAVRHEIGAVTSFQQVSVVEGLPKTRSGKILRKLIRAIADGRDEPVPATIEDPAVLERLRPVLQPSTGTAPRPCA; encoded by the coding sequence TTGGGTGCTTATGCCGACGAGTACGCGCGCAGTCTGGCTGACCCGGATGGCTTCTGGTTGAAGGCCGCGCGTGCGATCGATTGGACCCGAATGCCACGCCGCGCACTTGATCGTTCGCGGGCGCCGTTCTACCGGTGGTTTCCCGACGGGAAACTCAACACCTGCTATAACGCATTGGACCGGCACGTCGCCGCGGGGCACGGCGATCGCATCGCTTTACTCTATGACTCGCCGGTCACCGGTACGAAGCAACGCTATTCCTACGCCGAAATCACCGATGAAGTGGCGCGCTTCGCAGGGCTGCTGGTGGATCTGGGCGTCGGCAAGGGTGACCGGGTGGTGATCTACATGCCGATGGTGCCGCACGCGGTGGTGGCGATGTTGGCCTGTGCTCGGATCGGGGCTATCCACTCGGTGGTATTCGGGGGTTTTGCGCCGAAGGAACTCGCCGCACGGATCGCCGACGCACGGCCCAAGGTGCTGGTGTGCGCATCCTGCGGCATCGAGCCGTCCCGGGTCGTGGAGTACAAGCCGGTCGTGGACGAAGCCATCCTGGCGATCGCACCGGACTGTCGCCCAGAACATGTGGTGGTTGTGCAACGGCCGCAAGCCCCAGCGACGATGACGGCGAACGACGTGGACTGGAGCCAGTCGATTTCACAAACCCGCCCGGTGGGTTGCGTGGACGTGGCGGCCACCGACGAGCTCTATGTGCTGTACACCTCTGGCACGACCGGCAGACCCAAAGGCGTGGTCCGCGATAATGGCGGCTATGCGGTAGCCCTGGCCTGGTCGATGGCCAACATCTATGACATCGGGCCCGGTGACGTGTGGTGGACGGCGTCTGACGTCGGTTGGGTGGTGGGCCACTCCTATATCGTGTACGCGCCGCTGTTGGTGGGGGCGACCACGGTGCTGTTCGAGGGTAAACCGGTCGGCACTCCCGACGCTGGCGCGTTTTGGCGGGTCATTTCCGAGTACCAGGTGAAGGCGCTCTTCACCGCGCCGACCGCGCTGCGGGCCATCAAACGGGACGACCCGCACATGGCCGAAGCCGCCAAATATGACCTGTCACGTTTCCAGACGCTCTTCACAGCGGGGGAACGATTGGACCCGCAGACGTATCAGTGGGCCACCGACCGGCTAGGTGTACCGGTGGTCGACAACTGGTGGCAAACCGAAACCGGGTGGCCGATTGCGGCGAACCCCCGCGGGCTGGAGCCGCTGCCGATCAAGCCTGGCTCGCCGACCGTCCCGATGCCCGGTTATGACGTGCGGGTGCTCGATGAGCAGAACACTGAGGTGCCCAGCGGAACCCACGGCTCGATCTGCGTCAAGCTGCCCATGCCCCCGGGGACATTGACGACGTTGTGGGGCGATGACGAGCGGTACCGCGCCTCCTATCTTGCGCAGCACCCCGGTTACTATCTGACCGGAGACGGTGGCTATCTGGACGCTGACGGCTACCTTTACGTCATGGGCCGAACCGATGACATCATCAACGTGGCCGGCCACCGATTTTCCACCGGCGCTTTGGAAGCGGTGCTTGCTGCGCACCCCGCAGTTGCAGAATGCGTTGTCATCGGTGTGCGGGACGCGATCAAAGGGCAAGTGCCGCATGGCCTTGTGGTACTCAAATCCGGAGTCGAAACCACCGACCCGGAGAAGTTGCGGGCCGAGCTGATCGCTGCGGTTCGGCACGAGATCGGCGCGGTCACGTCGTTTCAGCAGGTGTCTGTCGTCGAAGGGCTTCCGAAAACCCGCTCCGGCAAGATTCTGCGCAAGCTGATTCGCGCTATCGCCGACGGCAGGGATGAGCCGGTGCCTGCCACGATCGAAGACCCTGCGGTGCTGGAACGGCTGCGTCCGGTGCTGCAACCATCGACGGGTACCGCGCCACGACCGTGTGCATAA
- a CDS encoding iron-sulfur cluster assembly protein, which yields MNVYYGSERLMCACRRAILEALAAVVDPELGAPNSDLPLVRSITADDGVVTLRLELPVSFCSPAAAHLVACDVQEALRHVDGSGAARVLFGEERGGDPIDAGGSTEGGAADICGPEAEHSLDKLRKALRRSAHCVAMERCVSALMQHKKLGPTAVHRLTLRDLPDDTAKCALIRHRIGLGLSICPNARVVVDDRGSPLPSEKASMQRLRFARSVRIFMEGDGEARCGLLGT from the coding sequence ATGAACGTGTACTACGGAAGTGAGCGGTTGATGTGCGCGTGCCGCAGAGCGATCCTGGAGGCGCTGGCTGCCGTTGTCGATCCGGAGCTGGGTGCGCCGAACAGCGATTTGCCGCTCGTGCGGTCGATAACTGCCGACGACGGCGTGGTGACCCTTCGTCTGGAGCTGCCGGTGTCCTTCTGCTCGCCCGCCGCCGCCCACTTGGTGGCCTGCGACGTCCAGGAGGCACTACGTCATGTGGACGGCAGCGGCGCGGCGCGGGTGCTGTTTGGTGAGGAGCGCGGCGGCGACCCGATCGACGCCGGGGGTTCCACCGAGGGCGGCGCGGCAGATATCTGTGGGCCAGAGGCTGAACACAGCCTCGACAAGCTACGGAAGGCGTTGCGGCGCAGCGCGCATTGCGTGGCGATGGAGCGTTGCGTGTCCGCGCTGATGCAGCACAAAAAACTGGGGCCCACAGCGGTTCACCGGTTGACCCTGCGGGATCTCCCCGACGACACGGCGAAGTGCGCGCTGATTCGCCACCGGATCGGGTTGGGACTCAGCATCTGCCCCAACGCGCGGGTCGTCGTCGACGACCGGGGCAGTCCGCTGCCGTCCGAGAAGGCGTCGATGCAGCGGCTGCGATTCGCCAGATCTGTTCGGATCTTCATGGAGGGCGACGGTGAGGCCCGCTGTGGGCTGCTCGGCACGTGA